From Macrobrachium rosenbergii isolate ZJJX-2024 chromosome 17, ASM4041242v1, whole genome shotgun sequence, one genomic window encodes:
- the Gpb5 gene encoding thyrostimulin beta-5 subunit, with product MVTEREKFPSLNGVLIRRGRRGGGGSGSGSGRGTGRGGGDDSVSPGGRLESPRSGGKGKMLTLCAGLLFFLVLLMPAVAINPLSTLECHRRQYTYKVHKTDDNGRICWDYINVMSCWGRCDSNEIADWKFPYKRSHHPVCMHESTQLTEVTLRNCDDDVSPGTEIYAFHEATRCACLVCKSSEASCEGIRYRGARRAPRAKMPRG from the exons ATGGTAACCGAGAGGGAAAAGTTCCCTTCACTGAATGGCGTTCTTATCAGacggggaagaagaggagggggaggaagtggAAGCGGAAGTGGCAGGGGAAcggggagaggtgggggggacGATTCCGTGTCCCCAGGGGGGCGCCTCGAGTCCCCCCGATCTGGGGGCAAAGGGAAAATGTTGACCTTGTGCGCAGGCTTGTTATTCTTCTTGGTGCTCCTGATGCCCGCAGTGGCCATCAACCCTCTCTCCACCCTCGAATGTCATCGACGTCAATATACTTACAAG GTACACAAGACTGACGACAACGGTCGAATATGTTGGGACTACATCAATGTCATGAGCTGCTGGGGACGGTGCGACTCAAACGAG ATAGCAGACTGGAAGTTCCCTTACAAGAGGTCTCACCATCCAGTTTGCATGCACGAGTCGACGCAACTAACGGAG gtaaCGTTACGTAACTGCGACGATGACGTCAGTCCGGGGACGGAGATTTACGCCTTTCACGAAGCTACCAGGTGTGCCTGCTTGGTCTGCAAGTCGTCTGAGGCTTCCTGCGAAGGCATACGATACCGAGGAGCCCGCCGTGCCCCTCGCGCCAAAATGCCCAGAGGTTAA